The proteins below are encoded in one region of Mus caroli chromosome 10, CAROLI_EIJ_v1.1, whole genome shotgun sequence:
- the Baz2a gene encoding bromodomain adjacent to zinc finger domain protein 2A isoform X3 has product MEANDHFNFTGLPPAPAASGLKPSPSSGEGLYTNGSPMNFPQQGKSLNGDVNVNGLSTVSHTTTSGILNSAPHSSSTSHLHHPNVAYDCLWNYSQYPSANPGNNLKDPPLLSQFPGGQYPLNGILGGNRQPSSPSHNTNLRAGSQEFWANGTQSPMGLNFDSQELYDSFPDQNFEVMPNGPPSFFTSPQTSPMLGSSIQTFAPSQDVSSDIHPDEAAEKELTSVVAENGTGLVGSLELEEEQPELKMCGYNGSVSSVESLHQEVSVLVPDPTVSCLDDPSHLPDQLEDTPILSEDSLEPFDSLAAEPVSGSLYGIDDAELMGTEDKLPLEGNPVISALDCPALSNANAFSLLAEDSQTSASIFVSPTSPPVLGESVLQDNSFGLNSSSDSEQEEIETQSSNFQRPLTEPAPDQPPSIQLHPAVSPTASPAASLTASAEISPAVSPVASSPVPPEVFVAVSPASSPALPAISLEASMTTPVTSPQGSPEPSPAAAFQTVSPASKNVSSAPKARADREEMTGGAVAVSGSGDVLKRRIATPEEVRLPLQHGWRREVRIKKGSHRWQGETWYYGPCGKRMKQFPEVIKYLSRNVVHSVRREHFSFSPRMPVGDFFEERDTPEGLQWVQLSAEEIPSRIQAITGKRGRPRNNEKAKNKEVPKVKRGRGRPPKIKMPELLNKTDNRLPKKLETQEILSEDDKAKMTKNKKKMRQKVQRGESQTPVQGQARNKRKQDTKGLKQKDTKRKLKAEKEKMKTKQEKLKEKKRLEEQQRQQAILEEMKKPTEDMCLSDHQPLPDFTRIPGLTLSSRAFSDCLTIVEFLHSFGKVLGFDLTKDVPSLGVLQEGLLCQGDSLDKVQDLLVRLLKAALHDPGLPPYCQSLKILGEKMSEIPLTRDNVSEILRCFLMAYRVEPSFCDSLRTQPFQAQPPQQKAAILAFLVHELNSSTIIINEIDKTLESVSSCRKNKWIVEGRLRRLKTALAKRTGRPEVMMEGAEDGLGRRRSSRIMEETSGIEEEEEEENTAAVHGRRGRKEGEIDVAASSIPELERHIEKLSKRQLFFRKKLLHSSQMLRAVSLGQDRYRRHYWVLPCLAGIFVEGSEGSTVTEDEIKQETESLMEVVTSAPSCARASVQRELTSSSASTSPARSRGRPRKPKPGSLQPQHHPSTIRECDSEQAQTQAHPEPQPQPQPQAPTQPHLQPSSGFLEPEGSPFSLGQSQHDLSQSAFLSWLSQTQSHNSLLSSSVLTPDSSPGKLDSAPSQSLEEPEPDEAQSCPGPQGPWFNFSAQIPCDAAPTPPPAVSEDQPTPSLQLLASSKPMNTPGAANPCSPVQLSSTHLPGGAPKRLSGDSEEMSQSPTGLGQPKRRGRPPSKFFKQVEQHYLTQLTAQPIPPEMCSGWWWIRDPETLDVLLKALHPRGIREKALHKHLSKHKDFLQEVCLQPLTDPIFEPNELPALEEGIMSWSPKEKTYETDLAVLQWVEELEQRVVLSDLQIRGWTCPTPDSTREDLTYCEHLPDSLEDIPWRGRGREGTVPQRQNNNPLDLAVMRLTVLEQNVERRYLREPLWAAHEVVVEKALLSTPNGAPDGTSTEISYEITPRVRVWRQTLERCRSAAQVCLCMGQLERSIAWEKSVNKVTCLVCRKGDNDEFLLLCDGCDRGCHIYCHRPKMEAVPEGDWFCAVCLSQQVEEEYTQRPGFPKRGQKRKSGFPLTFTEGDSRRRMLSRGRDSPAVPRYPEDGLSPRKRRRHSMRSHHSDLTFCEIILMEMESHDAAWPFLEPVNPRLVSGYRRVIKNPMDFSTMRERLLRGGYTSSEEFAADALLVFDNCQTFNEDDSEVGKAGHVMRRFFESRWEEFYQGKQANL; this is encoded by the exons ATGGAGGCAAACGACCATTTTAACTTTACTGGCCTTCCTCCTGCACCAGCTGCCTCAGGACTGAAACCCTCTCCTTCCTCGGGGGAGGGCCTCTACACTAACGGGTCTCCCATGAACTTCCCCCAGCAAGGGAAAA GTTTGAATGGGGATGTGAATGTTAATGGCTTATCTACTGTATCTCACACTACTACTTCAGGGATTTTGAACTCTGCTCCCCACTCCTCTAGCACCTCACACCTCCATCACCCTAACGTGGCCTACGACTGTCTTTGGAACTACTCACAGTACCCATCTGCCAATCCTGGCAACAACCTCAAGGACCCACCTCTCCTTTCTCAGTTCCCTGGGGGACAATACCCGCTCAATGGTATCCTTGGGGGCAACCGACAACCTTCATCCCCAAGTCACAACACTAACCTTCGAGCTGGGAGCCAAGAGTTCTGGGCCAATGGTACCCAGAGTCCCATGGGGCTTAACTTCGATTCACAGGAACTGTATGATTCTTTTCCTGATCAGAATTTTGAGGTGATGCCCAATGGACCACCAAGTTTTTTCACCTCCCCTCAGACTTCTCCAATGTTGGGGTCTAGTATCCAGACCTTTGCACCTTCCCAGGATGTAAGCAGTGACATCCATCCTGATGAGGCAGCAGAAAAGGAGCTGACTTCAGTTGTGGCAGAAAATGGCACTGGTTTGGTaggcagcctggagctggagGAAGAGCAACCAG AACTAAAGATGTGTGGCTACAATGGTTCTGTCTCCTCTGTGGAGTCTTTACACCAAGAAGTCTCCGTCCTGGTCCCTGATCCCACAGTGAGCTGTCTAGATGATCCTTCACATCTTCCTGATCAACTGGAAGACACTCCAATCCTCAGTGAAGACTCCCTGGAGCCCTTTGACTCCCTGGCAGCAG AGCCAGTGAGTGGCAGTCTTTATGGTATAGATGATGCAGAGTTGATGGGTACAGAAGACAAGCTGCCTCTGGAGGGCAACCCTGTGATCTCTGCCCTCGATTGCCCTGCTCTCAGTAATGCTAATGCCTTCAGTCTCCTGGCAGAGGACAGCCAGACATCAGCCTCCATCTTTGTCAGCCCTACCTCCCCACCTGTCTTAGGGGAGTCTGTCTTGCAAG ATAACAGCTTTGGACTGAACAGTAGCAGTGACTCTGAACAGGAAGAAATAGAGACCCAGTCTTCAAACTTCCAACGTCCCCTGACTGAGCCAGCCCCTGACCAGCCACCTAGTATTCAATTACATCCAGCAGTTTCACCAACAGCCTCCCCAGCAGcctccttgacagcatctgcagAAATCTCTCCAGCTGTCTCTCCAGTAGCATCCTCGCCTGTCCCTCCTGAAGTCTTTGTAGCAGTCTCTCCAGCTTCCTCACCTGCTCTGCCAGCCATCTCTTTGGAAGCCTCTATGACAACTCCAGTAACTTCTCCTCAAGGTTCCCCTGAACCTTCTCCAGCAGCTGCCTTCCAGACTGTCTCCCCAGCAAGTAAAAATGTCAGCAGTGCTCCTAAAGCGCGTGCTGATCGAGAAGAGATGACTGGAGGAGCAGTTGCAGTCTCTGGTAGTG GTGATGTACTGAAGAGACGTATTGCTACCCCAGAAGAAGTTCGTCTTCCCCTCCAGCATGG GTGGCGAAGAGAAGTGCGCATCAAGAAGGGCAGCCATCGGTGGCAGGGGGAGACTTGGTATTATGGACCCTGTGGGAAGAGAATGAAGCAATTTCCAGAAGTTATCAAG TACCTGAGCCGAAATGTGGTGCACAGTGTCCGCCGTGAGCACTTCAGCTTCAGTCCCCGTATGCCTGTTGGAGATTTCTTTGAAGAAAGAGATACACCAGAG GGCTTGCAGTGGGTCCAGTTATCAGCAGAGGAGATTCCTTCTAGAATTCAAGCAATCACTGGCAAACGAGGCCGACCTCGAAATAATGAGAAGGCTAAGAACAAGGAAGTTCCCAAAGTGAAGCGAGGCCGAGGTCGGCCTCCTAAGATCAAAATGCCTGAGCTGTTGAATAAAACAGATAACCGACTTCCAAAGAAACTGGAAACCCAAG AAATACTGAGTGAGGACGATAAAGCAAAGAtgactaaaaacaaaaagaagatgaGGCAGAAGGTCCAACGGGGAGAGAGTCAGACTCCTGTCCAAGGGCAG gccagaaacaagagaaagcaagacACCAAGGGCTTAAAGCAGAAGGACACTAAGAGGAAACTGAAG gctgagaaagagaagatgaagacaaagCAGGAAAAGCTGAAGGAAAAG AAGCGGCTAgaggagcagcagaggcagcaggctATCCTGGAGGAGATGAAGAAGCCCACAGAGGATATGTGTCTGTCTGACCACCAG cccctgcctgaCTTCACACGCATCCCTGGTTTGACACTGTCCAGTAGGGCTTTCTCAGATTGTTTGACCATCGTGGAGTTCCTTCACAGTTTTGGCAAAGTGCTAGGCTTTGACCTTACCAAAGATGTTCCTAGTCTAGGAGTCCTGCAGGAGGGACTCTTATGTCAAGGTGACAGCTTGGACAAAGTGCAGGACCTGCTGGTGCGGCTGCTGAAGGCTGCACTCCATGATCCTGGTCTGCCCCCTTACTGTCAG TCCCTGAAGATATTGGGGGAGAAGATGTCAGAGATCCCGTTGACCAGAGATAATGTGTCTGAGATACTGCGCTGCTTCCTCATGGCATATAGAGTGGAGCCATCCTTCTGCGACAGTCTGCGTACCCAGCCTTTTCAGGCCCAGCCACCTCAACAGAAGGCTGCTATTCTAGCCTTCCTTGTGCATGAGCTCAACAGCTCCACCATTATCATCAA TGAGATTGACAAGACTCTGGAGAGTGTGTCTAGCTGCAGGAAGAACAAGTGGATTGTTGAAGGCCGACTCCGGAG ACTGAAAACTGCTCTGGCTAAACGAACTGGGCGGCCAGAGGTTATGATGGAAGGGGCAGAAGACGGCCTAGGACGGAGGCGCAGTTCTCGGATCATGGAGGAAACCAGCGgcatagaagaggaggaagaggaagaaaatacagCAGCTGTCCATGGCCGCAGGGGTCGAAAAGAAGGAGAG ATTGATGTTGCAGCATCTAGCATTCCAGAGCTAGAGCGCCATATAGAAAAACTCAGTAAG CGTCAGCTCTTCTTTAGAAAAAAGCTGCTTCACTCATCCCAGATGCTTCGGGCAGTGTCCTTGGGTCAAGACCGCTACAGGCGCCATTACTGGGTATTACCGTGTCTTGCTGGTATCTTTGTGGAAGGATCGGAAGGGAGCACAG ttACTGAAGATGAAATAAAGCAAGAAACTGAGTCCTTGATGGAAGTAGTCACTTCAGCACCCAGCTGTGCCCGAGCCTCTGTACAGAGAGAGTTAACTAGCTCCAGCGCCTCTACTTCTCCTGCCCGGTCCCGAGGCCGACCTCGAAAACCTAAGCCTGGGTCTCTGCAGCCTCAGCACCATCCGTCCACCATTAGGGAATGTGATTCAGAGCAAGCCCAGACTCAAGCTCACCCAGAAcctcagccccagcctcagcctcaggccCCTACCCAGCCCCATCTTCAGCCAAGTAGTGGGTTCCTAGAGCCAGAAggttcccctttctctctgggTCAGAGCCAGCATGACCTTAGCCAGTCTGCCTTCTTGTCTTGGCTGAGCCAGACTCAGAGCCACAACTCCCTGTTGAGCAGTTCAGTCCTCACACCCGATAGCAGCCCAGGAAAATTAGACTCTGCTCCATCTCAGTCCTTGGAGGAGCCAGAGCCTGATGAGGCACAATCTTGCCCTGGTCCTCAAGGTCCCTGGTTTAACTTCTCAGCCCAGATACCCTGTGATGCTGCTCCTACACCACCCCCTGCAGTTTCTGAGGACCAACCTACTCCCTCCCTACAGCTGCTGGCCTCCTCTAAACCA ATGAATACACCCGGTGCTGCCAATCCTTGTTCCCCAGTGCAGCTCTCTTCCACTCACTTGCCTGGAGGGGCCCCTAAGAGGCTATCAGGGGACTCTGAAGAAATGTCACAGAGTCCCACAGGGCTGGGACAACCAAAGCGGAGGGGGAGACCTCCTAGCAAGTTCTTCAAGCAGGTGGAGCAGCATTACTTAACCCAGCTGACAGCCCAGCCTATCCCCCCTG AGATGTGCTCGGGCTGGTGGTGGATCCGAGACCCTGAGACACTGGATGTCCTGCTCAAGGCACTGCATCCCCGAGGCATCCGGGAGAAGGCGCTTCACAAACATCTTAGCAAGCACAAGGACTTTTTGCAGGAAGTTTGTTTACAGCCCTTAACTG atccCATCTTTGAGCCTAATGAGCTCCCTGCCTTGGAAGAAGGCATTATGAGCTGGTCCCCCAAAGAGAAGACGTATGAGACAGACCTAGCTGTGCTTCAGTGGGTGGAGGAGCTGGAGCAGCGGGTTGTCCTCTCCGATCTGCAGATCCGG GGCTGGACATGCCCTACCCCAGACTCCACCAGAGAAGATTTGACctactgtgagcatctgcctgaCTCCCTGGAGGATATCCCTTGGAGGGGTCGGGGCAGGGAAGGAACAGTACCTCAGCGGCAGAACAACAACCCTCTGGACCTCGCTGTGATGCGATTGACTGTTCTGGAGCAAAATGTGGAGCGGCGGTACTTGCGGGAACCCCTCTGGGCGGCCCATGAGGTGGTAGTGGAGAAGGCCCTACTGAGCACACCCAATGGTGCCCCTGATGGCACCTCGACTGAGAT ATCCTATGAGATCACCCCTCGTGTCCGAGTTTGGCGGCAGACACTTGAGAGGTGCCGTAGTGCAGCCCAAGTGTGCTTGTGCATGGGCCAGCTAGAAAGGTCCATTGCGTGGGAGAAGTCTGTCAACAAAGTG ACCTGCCTGGTCTGCCGGAAGGGTGATAATGATGAGTTTCTCCTGCTGTGTGATGGGTGTGACCGAGGCTGCCACATTTACTGTCATCGGCCCAAGATGGAGGCTGTTCCAGAAGGAGACTGGttctgtgctgtctgtctgtcccag CAGGTAGAGGAAGAGTACACTCAGAGGCCTGGTTTTCCAAAACGAGGCCAGAAGCGGAAAAGTGGTTTTCCACTGACCTTCACAGAAGGTGACAGCCGGCGACGGATGTTGTCAAGGGGCCGAGATAGTCCAGCAGTGCCTCGGTACCCAGAAGACGGGCTGTCTCCCCGCAAAAGACGGCGACATTCGATGAGAAGCCACCACAGTGATCTCACATTTTGCGA GATTATCCTGATGGAGATGGAGTCCCATGATGCAGCCTGGCCTTTCCTAGAGCCTGTGAACCCTCGCTTGGTGAGTGGATACCGACGTGTCATCAAGAACCCTATGGATTTTTCCACCATGCGAGAACGCCTGCTCCGTGGAGG GTACACTAGCTCAGAGGAGTTTGCAGCTGATGCTCTGCTGGTTTTTGACAACTGCCAGACCTTCAATGAGGATGACTCTGAAGTGGGCAAGGCTGGGCACGTCATGCGTCGCTTCTTTGAGAGCCGCTGGGAGGAATTTTATCAGGGAAAACAGGCCAATCTGTGA